A region from the Arvicola amphibius chromosome 12, mArvAmp1.2, whole genome shotgun sequence genome encodes:
- the LOC121676958 gene encoding LOW QUALITY PROTEIN: uncharacterized protein LOC121676958 (The sequence of the model RefSeq protein was modified relative to this genomic sequence to represent the inferred CDS: deleted 1 base in 1 codon), translating into MGQSLTIPLSLTLQHWRDVQDFANNQSVEVRKRRWVTFCSSEWPTFNVGWPRDGTFDLNIISQVKSKMMDPGPHGHPDQVAYIVTWEAMAYDPPPWAKPFVPPKPLLPPSAPTLPPPVSSSPAGPPIRSSLYPTLTDPSKTKPPPPQVLPAGDDLLIDLLTEDPPPYREQALPPQGPVAPPPAAPSPMAARLRGRRDQQLVADSTSSQAFPLRTGGNGQLQYWPFSSSDLYNWKNNNPSFSEDPIRLTSLIESVLITHQPTWDDCQQLLQALLTSEEKQRVLLEARKAVRGADGRPTQLPNEIDAAFPLERPNWDFTTQEGRNHLILYRQLLIAGLHGAGRRPTNLAKVKQVLQGPGETPSAFLEQLKEAYRRYTPYDPEDPGQETSVAMSFIWQSAPDIKRRLERLENLRESSLRDRLRKEAEEREDRRRKKAEEKEKGEGP; encoded by the exons ATGGGACAGTCCTTAACTATCCCTTTGAGTCTGACTTTACAGCACTGGAGGGACGTCCAGGACTTTGCGAACAACCAGTCCGTGGAAGTCCGGAAGAGGCGTTGGGTTACTTTCTGTTCATCTGAATGGCCCACATTTAATGTGGGCTGGCCAAGGGATGGTACATTCGACCTTAATATTATCTCGCAGGTCAAAAGC AAAATGATGGACCCCGGCCCTCATGGGCACCCAGACCAGGTGGCCTATATCGTGACCTGGGAGGCAATGGCTTACGATCCACCACCCTGGGCTaagccttttgtccctcccaaACCCCTACTTCCTCCATCTGCTCCCACCTTACCCCCTCCAGTCTCCTCCTCTCCAGCAGGACCCCCAATCCGCTCGTCTCTATATCCAACCCTTACTGACCCTTCAAAAACCAAACCTCCCCCTCCGCAGGTCCTGCCCGCAGGAGATGACTTGCTAATAGACCTCCTCACGGAGGACCCCCCTCCCTACCGAGAACAGGCCCTCCCGCCTCAG GGACCTGTCGCGCCACCTCCTGCTGCCCCATCCCCCATGGCAGCCCGCTTGAGGGGACGGCGAGACCAACAGTTGGTCGCGGATTCCACTTCCTCTCAGGCATTCCCTCTTCGGACCGGAGGAAATGGCCAACTACAGTACTGGCCATTTTCCTCCTCCGACTTGtataactggaaaaataacaatCCCTCTTTTTCTGAAGACCCAATTAGGCTAACTTCTCTAATTGAGTCGGTCCTAATTACTCATCAGCCCACCTGGGATGATTGCCAGCAATTACTGCAGGCCTTGCTGACttcggaggagaagcagagagtcctCCTGGAGGCTCGAAAGGCGGTTCGGGGAGCAGACGGACGTCCCACCCAGCTGCCTAATGAGATAGACGCCGCCTTTCCCCTCGAACGTCCCAATTGGGACTTCACCACACAGGAAGGTAGGAATCACCTAATCCTCTATCGCCAGTTGCTCATAGCGGGTCTCCATGGGGCGGGCCGACGCCCCACCAATTTGGCGAAAGTTAAACAGGTACTGCAGGGACCGGGAGAAACTCCCTCAGCGTTCTTAGAGCAGCTCAAAGAAGCCTATCGTAGATACACCCCTTATGACCCAGAAGATCCAGGGCAAGAAACTAGCGTAGCTATGTCTTTCATTTGGCAATCTGCTCCAGATATCAAACGCAGACTCGAGCGCCTAGAAAACTTAAGGGAGAGTTCGCTCAGGGACCGtcttagaaaggaggcagaggaaagagaggaccgtcgcagaaaaaaagctgaggaaaaggaaaaaggagagggacCGTAA